In Oryza sativa Japonica Group chromosome 11, ASM3414082v1, the following are encoded in one genomic region:
- the LOC4350975 gene encoding uncharacterized protein → MEREQMRMAILRQEQTFRQQVHELHRLYHVQKQLMKQMQIAKLNQAQAIAANAETKPKFEITFAENSTNHHHHHQFYSFQSSKIMSPPAAAAAAADQEEEEECDLQLTLATGSSGGGDGTARGHKGKKEVRSSNSDSGTAASSTSTESELAQFKNHHHHQLDCAAAAPVASPAARFQGESKKRVVVVVDNEMSLLQPPWLNQCLSLRMA, encoded by the exons ATGGAGAGGGAGCAGATGAGGATGGCCATCCTGAGGCAAGAACAAACATTCAGACAACAG GTTCATGAGCTGCACAGACTGTACCATGTTCAGAAACAGCTGATGAAACAGATGCAGATCGCCAAGCTGAACCAAGCTCAGGCAATCGCTGCCAACGCCGAAACCAAACCGAAATTCGAGATCACTTTCGCCGAGAATTCAACcaaccatcaccaccaccaccaattcTACAGCTTCCAGAGCAGCAAGATCATGTCTCcccctgcagcagcagcagcagcagcagatcaagaagaggaagaagaatgcGACCTCCAGCTGACGCTGGCGacggggagcagcggcggcggcgatggcacggCGAGGGGGCACAAGGGGAAGAAGGAGGTGAGGTCATCCAACTCGGACTCCGgcacggcggcgtcgtcgacgtcgacggaGTCCGAGCTGGCCCAGTTCAAgaatcatcatcaccatcagttggactgcgcggcggcggcgccggtggcgtcgccggcggcgaggttccAGGGCGAGAGCAAGAAGAgggtggtcgtcgtcgtggacAACGAGATGAGCCTCCTCCAGCCTCCATGGCTCAACCAGTGCTTGAGCTTGAGGATGGCGTGA
- the LOC4350976 gene encoding small ribosomal subunit protein uS14 — MGHSNVWNSHPKNYGPGSRVCRVCGNPHGLIRKYGLMCCRQCFRSNAKDIGFIKYR; from the exons aTGGGCCACTCCAACGTGTGGAACTCCCACCCCAAGAACTACGGGCCCGGCTCCCGCGTCTG CCGGGTCTGCGGGAACCCTCATGGGCTGATCAGGAAGTATGGGCTCATGTGCTGCAGGCAGTGCTTCCGCAGCAACGCCAAGGATATTGGCTTCATCAAG TACCGCTGA
- the LOC107275894 gene encoding transcription factor BHLH133, whose product MDARCANIWSSADARSEESEMIDQLKSMFWSSTDAEINFYSPDSSVNSCVTTSTMPSSLFLPLMDDEGFGTVQLMVSTGMDMCSDHQHQVITGNKRMFPMDEHFEQQQKKPKKKTRTSRSVSSSSTITDYETSSELVNPSCSSGSSVGEDSIAATDGSVVLKQSDNSRGHKQCSKDTQSLYAKRRRERINERLRILQQLVPNGTKVDISTMLEEAVQYVKFLQLQIKLLSSDDTWMFAPLAYNGMNMDLGHTLAENQE is encoded by the exons ATGGATGCAAGGTGTGCAAACATCTGGAGCTCTGCTGATGCAAGGAGTGAGGAATCTGAGATGATTGATCAACTAAAGTCCATGTTCTGGAGCAGCACTGATGCTGAAATCAACTTTTATTCTCCTGACAGTAGTGTAAATTCTTGTGTCACAACTAGCACAATGCCTAGCAGCTTGTTTCTTCCTCTGATGGATGATGAGGGATTTGGCACAGTGCAATTGATGGTTAGCACTGGCATGGATATGTGTTCTGATCATCAGCATCAGGTCATCACTGGGAACAAGAGGATGTTCCCCATGGATGAGCACTTtgagcagcagcagaagaagcCGAAGAAGAAAACCCGAACTTCTCGCTCG gTATCAAGTAGTTCAACCATTACTGACTATGAGACTAGCTCTGAACTTGTCAATCCTAGCTGTTCCTCCGGGAGCAGCGTCGGAGAGGATTCAATTGCTGCAACTGATGGATCTGTAGTGCTGAAACAAAGTGACAATTCAAGAGGCCATAAGCAGTGCTCCAAGGATACACAAAGCCTCTATGCTAAG AGGAGAAGGGAAAGGATTAATGAGAGACTGAGAATACTTCAGCAGCTTGTTCCCAATGGCACTAAA GTTGACATCAGCACAATGCTGGAGGAAGCAGTTCAGTATGTCAAGTTTTTGCAGTTGCAAATAAAG CTATTGAGCTCTGACGACACATGGATGTTTGCGCCCCTAGCCTATAATGGCATGAACATGGATCTCGGTCATACTCTTGCTGAAAACCAAGAATGA